The nucleotide window CATCCCAGCATCAGTTAGTTCGTTGCCTTATTAACTGTGGGATTTGGTGTTGGACTGGTCGCTACCCTTTATCCAGTTCGGACTTCCACCGACAAGAATTCAAGGAACTTTCTTGGCACACTCATATCATTCTCCATTTTTTATGTGTTCAATTGCACAATCATCATACAAAGGAGCCCATGCACTTTCTGTATAAAAAGCATCATATTGATCATTGCCTTCTTTTTTGCTTCATCTTCATCCACATAACCGAACCTTACTTCTACAGCCATTAAAATTTGACTTCTAATAAAATATTTTCTTTTTTATATAATTCTAAATTGTCAGTATTAAATTCTGGTTTCATTGATACCTTGATATTAAATAAATCAATAAGACACCATCCTGTAATTATGAATTCTTTCTCTTTCTGTTCAAAAGTGTCAAAACATAGTAGTAAATGGTGTCCATCATTTTTAATTTTCTTCTTTGAATTTTTCAATGGAGAAAAGAAAAAATCTCTTGGTGAACCTATATCGCGTCTTGAGGTTGTTTTTACTTCAAGATATGTAATTCCTCCATATTTGTCAGTAATCACTTCATCAGGGTAACCATTTAGAGATAATCTCTCAAAAGAGGTTATTATTTTGACTTTATCCTTATTTGTGTCAAAAAATAAAGGTATTACTTTATCAGCAAAAATTCCTATTTCATTATTGCAAAAACTTTTCGGTTTTGGTGGATTAACCAATGATTTATAAATATCAAAAGTAATTGGAGTTTTATTATATTTTTTAGCAAAATCATTTACAATAATAGAAATATCACCCATTAAAAGTTTGTCATTTTCATCTTCTCTATTAATAGGGATAATTTTCTTGTGAATTGTAGATTCCACAACTATATGGAAGTCCAACAAGCTAAACGCACCTATTATCTCTTTAATAATTCTTTCGTAATTGTCCATCCTTTTCTGCAATTCATTGTTTTCCATTTATTATTCCTTTTTAAATATCAAAATATATTCTTTTTGCATCACATTATACAAACCAAAAATTATTTTTTCTATTTTCTGGTCTAAACAAAAACCGATACTCTGACAGTAGTCAATAACATTTCGGGCGGTATTAACTTCTTGTCCTTGATAGGTAACATTCCCAATAACAATTGCACAATATTTTTGTGGTTTTAGCACACGATACATTTCGCTGTATGCTTTTTCCATATCTTTTTCATAAAGTTCAAATTTTTCAAAACCGCTTCCACGGACACCAATAAAGTCATCTTTGACTTTTTTTAAATCATAGCCCAGTGCTTCTAATGAATGTGCATCATTTTCAACATAATTAAGGGCAATTGAATAAGGCGGAGAAGTAATTATTCCGTCCATGCTATTGTTTTCTAATGGCAGATGCCGAGCATCTTTTTTTTCTATTTTGACATTTCCGAGTTTTAACTCGAGTTTTTCCTTCACTCCAACAAAATCTTTTAGTGAATTTGTCATTTTTACAACATTTTCCTTAAATGCTTGATGGAATTGTTTTCCTCTTCTTGCAACATCACTATGAGCAATAAGTTCAGCAACTTTATAAAAATTTCTCACCTTCCCAACTCCCAATTTTTCTACTCTTTTCTCGCCAAATAAAATAGCATCTCTCATTTCAATTATTTCATCTGCCACATCAATTGACTCTGTTTTACTTTTGGAAACCAAAACACAAACTGATGAAATATCATAACCAATACAATTTATTCCTAAAAGTATTGATTCTAACGCTGTCGTGCCACTGCCGATAAATGGATCTAAAACCGTTTCACCTTTTTTTATCTGTAAAATATTTAGTAATGCCCGAATCATCTGGGGATGAAATTTTCCTTTATACGGATAAAACCAGTGAGTTAAATACTGATTTACAGAACGGGTTTGATTTTTTTGTTGTATATAATAATAATCGCTTGTCTCTTCATTTACTTTTTCAAAATATGCTGTTCTTTGTCTTATGATTTCTGCTGTTTCAAAATCACAGTTTGTCAAAATTTCTCTTAAACCATTTGTGATTTTTACATCTAATCCAAATGACTCTAATTCCAATTTTGCCAAATGCAACTCATAAATAAACTGTACATTATTGAAAAGTTGTAATTCAATCCCGCTCTTTCTGTTTTCTAGTTTGTTATATGTAGAAAGGGCGGAGTCAACAGTTTTAGTTTTTGATGGCGTTAATACAGTAGATATTTTTTCTTTTACTGTTTTGTATTTCATCTGTAATCAAATTTCTCGCCTGCTTTTATCGGGAATACCCAGCCGATATCTTTCTTTTTTACACCTCTACGAGTAAGCCATTCAATAAGTTCATCCCGTTTTTTTGTCAAGAAATTATCTTTCTCATATAGTATTACACCTTCATAAAGCGCATCCATTATGAAACCTGTTTTTGAAAGAATATACCCTTCTAATTCTTTTGGTGTAATCCATACCGCTTCAATACCAAATTTTACACTGTGTTCTATCGGTACCTTCTGCTTACCACGTTCTCTAAAGTCAACAAGCCCCTCAATAATTACTAATAAATCAATATCATTTTCCCATGAAGAAAACGGTTTCGCAGTTCCCCGTCCTACACTGCCGTAAAGAAGTAGCCCCAAAAAATTATCAGTGAAATATGAATAGACACGTTCAAAATATTTTTTTATTGGCGGAATATAATCCTGCTGTTTTATCTTATCTAAGTTTTGTAATTCTATCATACAGATTTGTTAAACTTTCTTTTATAATTTCCTTTCCAGGATAATGCGTTTTTTTTATCTCAACACCCAAAAAACAACCAACCGCTTTACAACATTTTTCTAAACACTGTTGTATATGATATACACTGGCATCATAATCTTCAATCTCATAAAGTTTAATTGCAGTGTCAAAATCGTTAAAACTGAGTCTGAACCATTCTTTTGTTTCTATAAAATTGTTCATTTCTTATATTGGAAAAGAAATTTTTGTCCCAAAATTAAATTTCCTTGGGTCAACTCTTTTGTCATTAAGCCGATACTGTTTTCGACTCTTTGTCCTTTTTGTAAAACCGGGTTTTTGAGTATTTTGAAAAATTATTTCGTAATTCTGACTTTTGTCAAACAATTCTTTTTGTTTTATTCCAAGTTTCTCTTTAATGACATCCAAAAAAGCAGGATTAACTTCATAACTAATTGAATTTCTATCAAGCAAAGCCGCAACTTTTGTTGTC belongs to Elusimicrobiota bacterium and includes:
- a CDS encoding DNA methyltransferase gives rise to the protein MKYKTVKEKISTVLTPSKTKTVDSALSTYNKLENRKSGIELQLFNNVQFIYELHLAKLELESFGLDVKITNGLREILTNCDFETAEIIRQRTAYFEKVNEETSDYYYIQQKNQTRSVNQYLTHWFYPYKGKFHPQMIRALLNILQIKKGETVLDPFIGSGTTALESILLGINCIGYDISSVCVLVSKSKTESIDVADEIIEMRDAILFGEKRVEKLGVGKVRNFYKVAELIAHSDVARRGKQFHQAFKENVVKMTNSLKDFVGVKEKLELKLGNVKIEKKDARHLPLENNSMDGIITSPPYSIALNYVENDAHSLEALGYDLKKVKDDFIGVRGSGFEKFELYEKDMEKAYSEMYRVLKPQKYCAIVIGNVTYQGQEVNTARNVIDYCQSIGFCLDQKIEKIIFGLYNVMQKEYILIFKKE
- a CDS encoding HEPN domain-containing protein encodes the protein MNNFIETKEWFRLSFNDFDTAIKLYEIEDYDASVYHIQQCLEKCCKAVGCFLGVEIKKTHYPGKEIIKESLTNLYDRITKLR
- a CDS encoding nucleotidyltransferase domain-containing protein produces the protein MIELQNLDKIKQQDYIPPIKKYFERVYSYFTDNFLGLLLYGSVGRGTAKPFSSWENDIDLLVIIEGLVDFRERGKQKVPIEHSVKFGIEAVWITPKELEGYILSKTGFIMDALYEGVILYEKDNFLTKKRDELIEWLTRRGVKKKDIGWVFPIKAGEKFDYR